A window of the Tunturibacter empetritectus genome harbors these coding sequences:
- a CDS encoding septal ring lytic transglycosylase RlpA family protein — protein sequence MKVRLGTAVVLSACALAICGCHKETTRAYRPPPPPSTMTASNHGKNSRSSRTNPTADGAAAEISPPPAPVPGNLGKPVSSEVGLASWYGPPYAGRKGADGTVYDQNAMTAAHLTLPMGTMVRVTNLTNNESVVVKITDRGPFVHGRIIDLSLAAAKATGVYRAGVARVKVEAFAAPFRANADPGGHWCVQVGAFARESDAVKLKEEMMRRYATAKVIEFPGPTGHWVRISPKFPNKTNATEVADSIHPKDPAAAPYLIRTD from the coding sequence ATGAAAGTCCGGCTTGGCACGGCCGTAGTGTTGTCGGCGTGCGCGCTGGCGATCTGCGGCTGTCATAAAGAGACAACACGAGCGTACCGGCCACCGCCTCCACCTTCCACGATGACGGCCTCAAACCACGGCAAAAACTCTCGCTCCTCGCGAACCAACCCAACCGCAGACGGGGCTGCTGCTGAGATCTCACCCCCGCCTGCTCCGGTCCCAGGCAATTTGGGCAAGCCTGTCTCAAGCGAGGTCGGACTGGCCAGTTGGTACGGGCCTCCCTATGCTGGCCGAAAAGGCGCTGACGGCACCGTCTATGACCAGAACGCGATGACCGCCGCGCACCTCACCCTGCCCATGGGAACGATGGTGCGTGTCACCAATCTGACCAATAACGAATCCGTCGTCGTGAAGATCACCGACCGCGGGCCCTTCGTGCATGGCCGCATCATCGATCTGTCCCTCGCGGCAGCCAAGGCGACCGGAGTCTATCGTGCCGGCGTCGCCAGAGTTAAGGTGGAGGCGTTCGCCGCTCCGTTTCGCGCCAACGCTGATCCCGGCGGCCATTGGTGCGTGCAGGTCGGAGCGTTCGCGCGAGAGTCTGACGCCGTGAAGCTGAAAGAAGAGATGATGCGGCGCTACGCCACCGCCAAGGTGATCGAGTTCCCCGGGCCGACAGGACACTGGGTCAGGATCAGTCCGAAGTTCCCCAACAAGACCAACGCGACTGAGGTCGCCGACAGCATTCACCCCAAGGATCCCGCCGCCGCACCCTATCTGATTCGAACCGACTAG